The Fervidibacillus albus genome contains a region encoding:
- the cysC gene encoding adenylyl-sulfate kinase, with protein MTKSKNLFWHPSLVTKKDRWEGNGHKSCVLWFTGLSGSGKSTLANAVDFELYKIGCQSYVLDGDNVRHGLNRDLGFLPEDRRENIRRVGEVAKLFVDSGIIVSTAFISPFKQDRQFVRTLFSDGEFIEIFVDCPLEICEKRDPKGLYKWARNGEIANFTGIDAPFERPNNPDIHIDSSKKSIENAVHTIIHHLKERKIIK; from the coding sequence TTGACGAAAAGCAAAAATCTTTTTTGGCATCCGTCCCTCGTAACAAAAAAGGATCGATGGGAAGGAAACGGACATAAAAGCTGTGTGTTATGGTTTACCGGTTTATCCGGTTCTGGAAAATCGACATTAGCCAATGCGGTCGATTTCGAACTGTACAAAATCGGGTGTCAAAGCTATGTGTTAGACGGGGATAATGTTCGACACGGATTAAATCGAGATCTCGGATTTCTTCCTGAAGATCGAAGGGAAAACATTCGAAGAGTTGGGGAAGTGGCGAAACTTTTTGTCGACAGCGGCATAATTGTATCGACCGCCTTTATTTCTCCATTCAAACAGGACCGGCAATTCGTCCGAACGTTGTTTTCAGACGGGGAATTTATCGAAATATTTGTCGATTGTCCCCTCGAAATTTGTGAAAAACGGGATCCGAAAGGGCTTTATAAGTGGGCAAGGAACGGAGAAATCGCCAACTTTACCGGTATCGACGCCCCCTTCGAAAGGCCGAATAACCCGGACATTCATATTGATAGTTCAAAAAAAAGTATAGAAAATGCCGTTCACACCATTATCCACCACTTAAAAGAACGGAAAATCATCAAATAA
- a CDS encoding YitT family protein translates to MILKLRTYLILFFGAILQGFAMGIFLFPHSIPSGGAAGIAIIANHFFHVPLGFALWLANAVFFVFALQYFGFLWTIRTILSVATTSTVVSFIEPLYFFEGELFPDLLFGAVLFGVGVGLLIRVGASSGGMVIPALMIANYKNWNPGKVMFSLNFCIFLMTSIVIDYTIVFYAIVCQWISSHIVDFVYEWNFSKRQIPILSWRRK, encoded by the coding sequence ATGATCCTTAAGCTCAGAACGTATTTAATATTATTTTTCGGAGCGATCCTACAAGGTTTTGCCATGGGCATCTTTTTATTTCCCCATTCCATACCTTCAGGGGGAGCTGCGGGTATTGCAATCATCGCGAATCATTTTTTTCATGTTCCCCTCGGATTTGCCCTTTGGCTTGCTAACGCCGTTTTTTTCGTCTTTGCGTTGCAATATTTCGGTTTCCTTTGGACGATCAGAACGATTTTATCCGTTGCAACGACATCGACGGTTGTCAGTTTTATCGAACCATTGTACTTTTTCGAAGGGGAACTTTTCCCCGATTTGTTGTTCGGAGCTGTTTTGTTCGGCGTCGGTGTTGGTTTATTAATTCGGGTTGGTGCTTCAAGCGGGGGTATGGTCATCCCCGCATTAATGATTGCAAACTATAAAAATTGGAACCCAGGAAAGGTGATGTTTTCACTGAATTTTTGTATTTTTCTTATGACTTCCATCGTCATTGATTATACAATCGTGTTTTACGCGATTGTTTGTCAATGGATTTCTTCACATATTGTCGATTTCGTTTATGAATGGAATTTCAGCAAACGTCAGATTCCGATTCTTTCTTGGCGAAGGAAGTAG